The Candidatus Woesearchaeota archaeon genome has a segment encoding these proteins:
- a CDS encoding putative S-layer protein, protein MKGKAIFASLMLLLVAIFAMASVSAQIVIDEVEFDDDEVSPSSSTEITNFERPQDGVEVKVHFTYEDNADGVSDSMDEVEVEVELTGYDDSNDRVRDTEYVDEVKEGETYVERLTLDFPWDMTQDYYTLRVYICPRSGDCVEETYELDIEAVEHGFAIKDVDFSPGLTVEAGRALLTTVRVENFGDEEDNEGVKVKVSIPELGLSASDYLDEVDEDDSVSSEELYIRVPSGTAAGIYDVEVSVTYDDGDETVTEEYSLTVTAAEEATATEEAVESKTVITVGPEAQDMTAGQGGAVYPITLTNAAGEAKTYVVSVSGYDSWGSVRIDPSNVVVLGQGETQTVYLFVSADEEASGSYTFAVTVSAGSEALKQMLLTANVEGAPAAEETSSSDSVKKGLMVGLAVLAILLVILGLIVVVNKLRQDDEEDEKESKTYY, encoded by the coding sequence ATGAAAGGAAAAGCAATATTTGCATCATTAATGCTTTTGCTTGTTGCGATTTTCGCAATGGCGAGTGTTAGTGCACAAATAGTAATTGATGAAGTTGAATTCGACGATGACGAAGTCAGCCCATCAAGCAGCACAGAAATAACAAACTTTGAACGACCACAAGATGGCGTTGAAGTAAAAGTTCACTTCACGTACGAAGACAACGCTGACGGCGTTTCTGACAGTATGGATGAAGTTGAAGTTGAAGTAGAATTGACCGGATATGACGACAGCAATGATCGCGTCCGTGACACAGAATATGTTGACGAAGTCAAAGAAGGAGAAACTTATGTTGAGCGATTGACACTAGATTTCCCTTGGGATATGACTCAGGATTATTACACATTGCGTGTTTATATCTGCCCACGATCAGGCGACTGTGTTGAAGAAACATACGAACTTGACATTGAAGCAGTAGAACATGGCTTTGCAATCAAAGACGTTGACTTTTCACCAGGCTTAACTGTTGAAGCAGGACGAGCATTGTTGACTACAGTTCGTGTAGAAAACTTTGGTGACGAAGAAGACAATGAAGGCGTTAAAGTTAAAGTAAGCATTCCAGAACTTGGATTAAGCGCTTCTGACTACCTCGATGAAGTAGACGAAGATGACTCCGTTTCAAGTGAAGAATTGTACATCAGAGTTCCAAGCGGAACAGCAGCTGGTATATACGACGTTGAAGTAAGTGTTACTTACGATGACGGCGATGAAACTGTTACTGAAGAATATTCATTAACTGTTACCGCAGCTGAAGAAGCTACAGCAACTGAAGAAGCTGTTGAATCAAAGACAGTTATCACCGTTGGACCAGAAGCTCAGGACATGACCGCTGGACAAGGTGGAGCAGTTTACCCAATTACATTGACTAATGCAGCTGGAGAAGCTAAAACATATGTTGTTAGCGTTTCCGGTTACGATAGTTGGGGAAGCGTCCGCATTGACCCAAGCAACGTTGTTGTTCTTGGTCAAGGCGAAACACAAACTGTTTACTTGTTTGTTTCCGCAGATGAAGAAGCTTCAGGAAGCTACACATTTGCAGTGACAGTAAGCGCAGGCAGTGAAGCTTTGAAACAGATGCTTTTAACAGCAAATGTTGAAGGCGCTCCTGCAGCTGAAGAAACAAGCAGCTCTGACAGTGTGAAGAAAGGTCTTATGGTAGGATTAGCAGTACTTGCTATCTTGCTTGTTATCCTTGGATTAATTGTTGTTGTCAACAAATTACGCCAAGATGACGAAGAAGACGAAAAAGAAAGTAAAACGTACTACTAG